A section of the Acropora muricata isolate sample 2 chromosome 4, ASM3666990v1, whole genome shotgun sequence genome encodes:
- the LOC136914949 gene encoding RING finger protein 145-like yields MAVKWAAVKAFYFRNENVILRLPFSLCLQLAAYFVEKAKGEVEDTKTLYETVVIFIGLVVAIGLFTHLGNLQKFYTWLIEQVILMIAFLAVFSYLPSDAKEEISAKSSNTESSSFVANMYGCSLLYAQVCIAVSVAIAPRKWAAILSAKQTVGMFIVFPIVVHIVTSLFVEATSILREICLTYLMFASVIQLYKACLGVLQLLQDFPGFMKHTGRIILTYGWLDFFMFHWKRTELDKVLMVTWLIKFLGKFIFSLKHGVLIGIAGSFVECFDNLQDLAGASIVVGVAANIALDIINRILKGNVERTMEEWHQVAWTDSISFFLLTQQVRLTSVPKPERHMVIALIMFVTISLFLQSVYELTEPVLMSLGVTYTGVFNKKHLRTLAVCAVILVLPGYMVLVLCQLFIFDAWLFVIISSNLVTIVQITGSVFTYALFVSNFHSKSQVKDLDDYIYYINAGSKVFEFLVALVVLAYTVWATLMREWNLIGSIVISMHAYFNVYKRAQDGWNNFLLRCSAVKRLNSLEWATEEQLEQLNDVCCICYEELDSAKVTKCNHYFHSVCLRKWLYVQDKCPMCHADILPQD; encoded by the exons ttatattTATTGGTCTGGTTGTTGCTATTGGATTATTCACACACCTTGGTAATCTGCAGAAATTCTATACTTGGTTGATAGAGCAAGTCATTCTCATGATAGCTTTTCTAGCAGTTTTCAGTTACTTGCCAAGTGACGCCAAGGAAGAGATTTCTGCTAAGAGTTCTAATACGGAAAGCAGTTCTTTTGTAGCCAACATGTATGGGTGCTCACTTTTGTATGCACAAGTTTGCATAGCTGTCAGTGTAGCCATCGCTCCTCGCAAGTGGGCAGCCATTTTAAGTGCCAAACAGACTGTTggaatgtttattgtttttcccATTGTTGTTCATATTGTTACTTCGCTATTTGTGGAGGCAACTTCAATCTTACGAGAAATTTGCTTAACTTACCTTATGTTTGCATCTGTCATTCAATTATACAAGGCCTGCCTTGGGGTTCTGCAGCTTCTTCAAGACTTCCCAGGTTTCATGAAACATACTGGCAGGATTATACTTACTTATGGATGGTTGGACTTTTTTATGTTCCACTGGAAGAGGACTGAATTGGACAAAGTCTTGATGGTCACATGGTTGATAAAATTTTTGGGCAAGTTCATCTTCTCTTTGAAACATGGTGTGCTTATTGGGATTGCTGGAAGTTTTGTTGAGTGTTTTGATAATCTCCAAGATTTAGCAGGAGCCAGTATTGTTGTTGGAGTAGCTGCCAACATAGCTTTGGACATCATAAATAGAATTCTTAAAGGAAATGTTGAGAGAACCATGGAAGAATGGCACCAGGTAGCATGGACTGAcagcatttctttctttcttttgaccCAACAAGTTAGACTCACAAGTGTTCCCAAACCAGAGCGTCATATGGTCATTGCGCTCATCATGTTTGTTACAATTTCCTTGTTCTTGCAGTCGGTGTATGAACTAACTGAACCTGTACTCATGTCCCTAGGAGTAACTTACACTGGTGTGTTCAACAAAAAACACTTGCGTACTTTAGCAGTTTGTGCTGTGATTCTTGTACTTCCTGGTTATATGGTTCTTGTGTTATGCCAattgttcatttttgatgcaTGGCTGTTTGTTATAATATCAAGCAACCTGGTGACAATTGTTCAAATTACAGGGTCTGTTTTCACTTATGCactgtttgtttcaaattttcattcCAAATCTCAAGTAAAGGATTTAGATGACTACATTTACTACATCAATGCAGGCTCTAAAGTGTTTGAGTTTCTGGTTGCTCTTGTTGTGCTTGCATACACTGTATGGGCCACCTTAATGAGAGAATGGAACTTAATAG GTTCCATAGTCATCTCAATGCATGCATACTTCAATGTGTACAAAAGAGCCCAGGACGGCTGGAACAATTTCTTATTAAGGTGCAGTGCTGTGAAAAGATTGAACTCCCTGGAGTGGGCCACAGAGGAACAGTTGGAGCAACTGAATGATGTCTGTTGTATTTGTTACGAGGAGCTGGATAGTGCCAAAGTTACAAAATGCAATCATTATTTTCATAGTGTTTGTCTTCGCAAGTGGCTTTATGTCCAAGACAAATGTCCTATGTGTCATGCTGATATTCTACCTCAGGACTGA